The proteins below come from a single Saccharophagus degradans 2-40 genomic window:
- a CDS encoding c-type cytochrome yields the protein MKSLLKLVVVAAVGVSALAFAGTDSIEERIKPVGELCMAGDECAAAAAAPVSEGPRSGDAVYKAKCATCHATGAANAPKLGDAAAWAPRIAKGMETLHTHAISGFNGMPAKGLCFDCSDDEIKAAVDYMVEESK from the coding sequence ATGAAAAGTTTATTGAAGTTGGTAGTTGTTGCTGCGGTTGGTGTATCTGCATTGGCGTTTGCGGGTACAGATTCTATTGAAGAGCGCATCAAGCCTGTTGGCGAGTTGTGTATGGCTGGTGATGAGTGTGCCGCAGCGGCTGCAGCGCCGGTTTCTGAAGGCCCACGCTCTGGCGATGCGGTGTATAAAGCTAAATGTGCAACCTGTCATGCGACTGGCGCGGCAAACGCGCCTAAGCTAGGTGATGCAGCAGCTTGGGCGCCACGTATAGCAAAAGGCATGGAAACGTTACACACCCACGCTATTAGCGGTTTTAACGGCATGCCAGCAAAAGGCTTGTGTTTCGATTGCTCCGACGACGAAATCAAAGCCGCTGTTGATTATATGGTTGAAGAGTCGAAATAA
- the rep gene encoding DNA helicase Rep: MTTLNPRQKEAVHYIDGPSLVLAGAGSGKTSVITRKIAYMIQECGIPARHIAAVTFTNKAAREMKERVTKLVKGSAARGLTVSTFHNLGLNIIRREHKTLGFKSGFTIFDQEDARGLIKEIMLKDGDTNTDMIDLVQSQISNWKNGLIEPDEALSKAQSEGEQTWALVFERYNKALKAYNAVDFDDLIRLPSKLFSEHPEVLNRWQQRIRYLLVDEYQDTNSSQYKVVQQLIGDRGTLTVVGDDDQSIYAWRGARPENMSLLKVDFPSLHVIKLEQNYRSTARILKAANVLIANNPHEFDKTLWSDLGMGETIRVIKCPTEDAEAERVATEILTQRLRRQCKFKDFAVLYRGNHQARLMELKLQHHQIPYNISGGTSFFARAEIKDIMGYLRLIANPADDNAFLRVVNTPRRQIGTGTLEALGRYSTERDISLWAACDEMGLQALIPKQGLERIRKFSGWLNSVRSNCHNGDPVQAIREMIDDIDYEGWLHQNASSPKVAEKRFENVNILVESIKNSLERDENEDADGEERINTAISKLLLQDMLERQEEEDETDRVQLMTLHASKGLEFPHVFLLGLEEEILPHRNSIEEDNIEEERRLAYVGITRAQRTLTMTLAGTRKQFGEKQTTTPSRFLDELPPEDVEREGFSEATPEQIEKKGKETLSSLKGMFD, encoded by the coding sequence GTGACCACCCTAAACCCCAGACAAAAAGAAGCCGTTCACTATATTGATGGCCCAAGCCTTGTGCTTGCTGGCGCCGGCTCCGGTAAAACCAGCGTTATTACCCGCAAAATTGCCTATATGATTCAGGAATGCGGTATTCCAGCGCGCCATATAGCCGCCGTAACCTTTACCAATAAGGCGGCACGAGAGATGAAAGAGCGGGTAACCAAACTGGTAAAAGGCAGCGCTGCTCGCGGCTTAACGGTTTCTACCTTCCACAATTTGGGCTTGAATATTATTCGCCGCGAACACAAAACCTTGGGGTTTAAGTCGGGTTTTACCATTTTCGACCAAGAAGACGCTCGCGGCCTTATTAAAGAAATAATGCTAAAAGACGGCGATACCAACACCGATATGATCGACTTGGTACAAAGCCAAATATCCAACTGGAAAAACGGCCTTATCGAACCCGACGAAGCGCTCTCTAAAGCGCAAAGCGAGGGCGAGCAAACTTGGGCGCTGGTTTTTGAACGCTACAACAAGGCCCTAAAAGCCTACAACGCCGTCGATTTTGACGATCTTATCCGCTTACCTTCTAAGCTTTTTTCGGAGCACCCCGAGGTGCTAAACCGCTGGCAGCAGCGCATTCGCTACCTGCTGGTAGACGAGTATCAAGATACCAACTCCAGCCAGTACAAGGTGGTACAGCAACTTATTGGCGATAGAGGCACACTTACCGTGGTGGGCGACGACGATCAGTCCATCTACGCTTGGCGCGGCGCACGACCAGAAAATATGTCGCTACTGAAGGTGGATTTCCCCAGCTTGCATGTAATTAAGCTCGAGCAAAACTACCGCTCCACGGCGCGCATTCTAAAGGCTGCAAACGTGCTTATTGCCAACAACCCACACGAATTCGACAAAACCCTGTGGAGTGACCTGGGCATGGGCGAAACAATTCGTGTAATAAAGTGCCCCACTGAGGATGCCGAAGCCGAGCGCGTTGCCACCGAAATACTTACCCAAAGGCTGCGTCGCCAATGCAAGTTTAAAGACTTCGCCGTACTTTACCGCGGCAACCATCAGGCGCGCTTGATGGAGCTAAAACTTCAACACCACCAAATACCCTACAACATAAGCGGCGGCACCAGTTTTTTTGCCCGCGCAGAGATTAAAGACATAATGGGTTACCTGCGACTAATCGCCAACCCAGCCGACGACAACGCTTTTTTACGCGTAGTGAACACCCCACGCCGGCAAATAGGCACCGGCACACTCGAAGCCTTGGGCCGCTACTCTACCGAGCGCGACATTAGCCTGTGGGCAGCGTGCGACGAAATGGGGTTGCAGGCGCTCATCCCCAAGCAGGGCTTAGAGCGTATTCGCAAGTTTTCGGGCTGGTTAAATAGCGTGCGCAGCAACTGCCACAACGGCGACCCAGTGCAGGCTATTCGCGAAATGATAGACGATATAGATTACGAGGGCTGGCTGCACCAAAACGCTAGCTCGCCAAAAGTTGCAGAGAAACGCTTCGAAAACGTGAACATTCTCGTCGAAAGTATTAAAAACAGCCTCGAACGTGACGAAAACGAAGACGCTGACGGAGAAGAGCGCATCAACACCGCCATATCCAAATTATTGCTGCAGGATATGCTGGAAAGACAGGAAGAAGAAGACGAAACCGATCGTGTTCAACTAATGACCCTGCACGCCTCAAAGGGCTTGGAATTCCCCCACGTATTCTTATTGGGCCTAGAAGAAGAAATTCTGCCCCACAGAAACAGCATAGAAGAAGACAACATAGAAGAAGAGCGCCGCCTAGCCTACGTAGGCATTACCCGCGCCCAACGCACACTCACCATGACACTCGCCGGTACCCGCAAACAATTCGGCGAAAAACAAACCACCACCCCCAGCCGCTTTTTAGACGAACTACCACCGGAAGACGTAGAAAGAGAAGGCTTTAGCGAAGCCACACCAGAACAAATAGAAAAGAAAGGCAAAGAGACACTGAGCTCTTTGAAGGGGATGTTTGATTAG
- a CDS encoding ATP-binding protein — protein MDSGSHPKPGEISLAHRGVLFMDELPEFPRQVLEVLREPLESRHICISRANAQVTYPADFLLVAAMNPCPCGYHNDGTNRCRCTPPQVERYTNKISGPLLDRIDLHVPVRAMPIEELQSKPDGEPSAAIRARVRESRNRQLQRQAKPNSELSGKELKQRCELGDAERHLLAQAMQKLNLSARAYDRTLRIARTIADMVGEEQINMTHLSEALGYRTLS, from the coding sequence ATTGACAGCGGCAGCCACCCCAAACCAGGGGAGATTTCACTGGCCCACAGGGGTGTGTTATTTATGGATGAACTGCCAGAATTCCCCCGCCAAGTGCTAGAAGTGCTGCGCGAGCCACTAGAAAGCAGGCATATTTGTATTTCGCGCGCCAACGCTCAGGTTACCTACCCTGCAGATTTCTTATTGGTAGCGGCGATGAACCCCTGCCCCTGCGGTTATCACAACGACGGTACCAATCGCTGCCGCTGCACCCCACCACAGGTTGAGCGCTACACCAATAAAATATCCGGGCCGCTGCTAGACCGCATTGACTTGCATGTGCCCGTGCGCGCAATGCCCATTGAGGAGCTGCAAAGCAAACCCGATGGTGAACCCAGCGCGGCAATACGCGCCCGCGTGCGCGAGAGTCGCAACCGCCAATTGCAGCGGCAAGCCAAACCTAATAGCGAACTTAGCGGTAAAGAACTAAAACAACGCTGTGAACTAGGGGATGCCGAGCGTCACTTACTGGCGCAAGCCATGCAAAAGCTAAATTTATCTGCCCGTGCCTACGATCGTACCTTGCGTATTGCACGCACCATTGCCGATATGGTGGGCGAAGAGCAAATAAATATGACTCACTTAAGCGAAGCACTGGGTTATCGCACACTGAGTTAG
- a CDS encoding TnsA endonuclease N-terminal domain-containing protein yields MSRLTSKGGARSIPKNNRSITGRVSFRGAEESQPFESSLERDLLQVVSFDRAVTKAVSQPVEIAFDGHRRYFPDLLVEYESFKPVLFEVKYRKDLMENWRELKPKFKAAISFASERGMIFRVITEKEIRGNSLVENVRFLRGFMDIPVELGVKKSIVETLRVLGPCATPKILLEAAFDSDEWRLKGLRCLWFLIANQQVKTDLFKKLSMTSSIWINERSTCQIPLSYRLRLAR; encoded by the coding sequence ATGTCACGACTGACTTCTAAAGGTGGTGCTAGGTCAATCCCTAAAAATAACCGAAGCATCACGGGGCGCGTGTCTTTCCGGGGTGCTGAGGAGTCCCAACCCTTTGAATCTTCTCTAGAAAGAGATCTTTTGCAGGTAGTTAGCTTTGATAGAGCGGTGACAAAGGCGGTATCTCAGCCTGTGGAAATCGCATTTGACGGACACAGGCGCTATTTTCCTGACCTTTTGGTGGAGTATGAGAGCTTCAAACCTGTGCTATTTGAGGTGAAATATCGAAAAGATCTTATGGAAAACTGGCGCGAACTGAAACCCAAGTTTAAAGCGGCTATTTCCTTCGCCAGTGAGCGAGGCATGATTTTTAGGGTAATCACTGAAAAGGAAATACGCGGTAATTCTCTGGTTGAGAATGTTCGTTTCTTGAGAGGGTTTATGGACATTCCTGTGGAGCTCGGTGTGAAGAAATCCATAGTTGAAACTTTGAGGGTGTTAGGTCCTTGCGCGACCCCGAAAATCTTACTTGAAGCCGCTTTCGACTCAGATGAATGGCGTTTGAAGGGGCTTAGATGCTTATGGTTCCTGATCGCGAATCAGCAAGTGAAAACAGATTTGTTTAAGAAGCTATCGATGACCAGTTCAATCTGGATAAACGAGAGGAGCACATGTCAAATTCCGCTTTCTTACAGATTAAGACTGGCTCGATAG
- a CDS encoding Mu transposase C-terminal domain-containing protein — protein sequence MSNSAFLQIKTGSIVESGKSKYKITHILGVDTVLGENLNDKTVKKLRIDRLRRLTEAESGEALIETVDINEFSDDEWKVAQFRFECIRPLLDDPFRTRKKAESVAEEAGVHVATLYSWLRAYQNDGHLSSLIPQARGRKEGKTLIDPVLEEIIASAIDEFYLSKQRYTPADVIEEVKVMCRIAGVKPPHANTVRARIKKISEKEVLKRRGRRDKARDLFDPIKGPFPGDDFPLAVVQIDHTQANVIVVDEKTREELGRPWLTLSIDVWSRAILGVYVSMDAPSATAAGICIARSTLPKTEYLANLDVPGEWPMCGKMRAIHVDNAREFRGEMLRKSCQQYDMDLTLRPVKTPHYGAHIERYMGVASRLLHKLPGTTFSKPEDRKGYNSGKEAVMTLHEVEQHLVDFIVNVYHQRIHSSINVTPKRMWELGVLGDDDRPGVGLPDIPADPDRFVLDFLPYETRSVQNYGIQIDCINYYHEVLNRWINSKDPNDDRRKRKFTVRRDPRDISKIFFFDPDIKSYYVIPYRNTSFPPVSIWELREARRKLIEDGVKHVDEDLIFNALIRMKDRVDEAKKKTKLTKLKAHRNERAKKLSKVTSPSEIISVALPKPNDEKFFVQDQEESEDIFSMREEFFSDIRRK from the coding sequence ATGTCAAATTCCGCTTTCTTACAGATTAAGACTGGCTCGATAGTTGAGTCGGGTAAATCTAAATACAAAATAACTCATATTCTCGGTGTGGATACGGTCCTAGGTGAGAATTTGAACGATAAAACGGTCAAAAAGCTTCGCATTGATCGGTTACGTCGCTTGACTGAAGCTGAATCTGGTGAGGCGCTCATTGAAACGGTGGATATCAACGAGTTTTCAGATGATGAATGGAAAGTCGCTCAGTTTCGATTCGAATGTATCCGGCCTCTATTAGATGATCCTTTTCGAACACGGAAGAAAGCCGAGAGTGTTGCAGAGGAAGCAGGAGTACATGTGGCTACTTTATATAGTTGGCTGCGTGCGTATCAAAATGATGGCCATTTATCGTCTTTGATTCCTCAGGCTAGAGGTCGCAAGGAAGGCAAGACGCTCATAGATCCAGTTCTTGAGGAAATTATCGCATCTGCGATTGATGAATTTTACTTAAGTAAACAGCGATACACGCCGGCTGATGTTATTGAAGAGGTTAAGGTAATGTGCCGTATTGCGGGCGTAAAGCCTCCGCATGCAAATACAGTACGTGCCCGTATTAAAAAAATCAGCGAAAAAGAAGTATTAAAGCGTAGGGGGCGCCGCGATAAAGCAAGAGACCTATTTGATCCGATTAAAGGCCCATTTCCAGGCGATGACTTTCCTTTGGCGGTTGTACAAATTGATCATACTCAAGCAAATGTCATTGTGGTTGATGAAAAAACTCGAGAAGAGCTGGGGCGCCCTTGGCTAACTTTGTCGATTGACGTCTGGAGTCGAGCAATATTAGGCGTTTATGTCAGTATGGATGCTCCTAGTGCTACGGCTGCTGGCATCTGCATAGCGCGATCGACGCTACCAAAAACGGAGTACCTCGCCAACCTCGATGTTCCCGGAGAGTGGCCTATGTGCGGGAAAATGAGAGCGATTCATGTAGACAACGCGAGAGAGTTCCGCGGAGAAATGCTAAGGAAAAGCTGCCAGCAATACGACATGGATTTGACCCTTCGTCCCGTCAAAACTCCCCACTATGGGGCTCATATCGAACGGTATATGGGGGTTGCCTCACGGTTATTGCATAAATTGCCTGGTACTACTTTTTCTAAGCCTGAAGATCGTAAAGGATATAATTCGGGAAAGGAGGCTGTGATGACTCTACACGAGGTGGAGCAGCACCTTGTGGATTTTATCGTTAACGTATACCACCAAAGGATACATAGTTCAATCAATGTTACACCCAAAAGAATGTGGGAGCTTGGTGTTTTGGGTGATGATGATCGGCCTGGAGTAGGTTTACCGGATATTCCTGCAGATCCAGATCGCTTTGTCTTGGATTTTTTACCGTACGAAACACGGAGTGTTCAAAATTATGGAATACAAATAGATTGTATTAACTATTATCACGAAGTGCTTAATAGGTGGATAAACTCGAAAGATCCTAATGACGATCGCAGGAAAAGAAAATTTACTGTGAGACGTGACCCAAGGGATATTTCAAAAATATTTTTCTTTGATCCTGACATTAAATCTTACTACGTCATTCCCTACAGAAACACGTCCTTTCCTCCAGTCAGCATTTGGGAGCTGAGAGAGGCAAGAAGAAAACTTATCGAAGATGGCGTTAAACATGTAGATGAAGATTTAATATTTAATGCGTTAATTAGAATGAAAGATCGAGTTGATGAAGCAAAAAAGAAAACTAAGCTGACTAAGTTAAAAGCGCATAGAAATGAAAGGGCAAAAAAACTTTCTAAAGTGACTTCCCCATCTGAAATAATTAGTGTGGCCCTCCCTAAGCCTAATGACGAAAAATTTTTTGTTCAAGATCAAGAAGAGTCTGAAGACATATTCTCGATGCGTGAAGAATTTTTCTCCGATATAAGAAGGAAATAA
- a CDS encoding TniB family NTP-binding protein, which produces MFEHLDESVVPIIGQSLKDKLDWVRSDFWVGYTRADEILGYLEDLMQYPKSIRMPCALLVGEPGNGKSTIVEEFSARHEVTFKETGEPIKPVLVMDMPSRPKDSEFYSQILFALRVAHKTSDGVESKKDQAHRMLLALQTRIVILDEFHDILHCTSREQRAFLAVLKKLTNLLKIPIVGVGTREAITVFHTDTQLSSRFEAIGLSKWKLDKEFIKLLVSFERLLPLAEPSYLNNREIATKLFNMSEGTIGGLNRVLVMATTEALREGKEKITLEILNKINYVKLKDYGLQANK; this is translated from the coding sequence ATGTTTGAGCATCTAGATGAGTCGGTGGTGCCAATTATCGGTCAGTCATTAAAAGACAAATTAGACTGGGTGAGAAGTGATTTCTGGGTCGGTTATACTCGAGCGGATGAGATACTTGGGTATCTGGAAGACCTCATGCAATACCCGAAGTCCATACGGATGCCGTGTGCACTGCTGGTTGGGGAGCCAGGTAACGGCAAAAGTACAATTGTTGAAGAGTTTTCGGCTAGACATGAGGTTACATTTAAAGAAACCGGAGAACCTATTAAGCCTGTTCTGGTTATGGATATGCCGTCTCGCCCAAAAGATTCGGAATTTTATAGTCAAATTTTGTTTGCGCTTAGAGTTGCTCATAAGACAAGTGATGGTGTTGAGTCGAAGAAAGATCAAGCCCATCGCATGTTGCTTGCACTTCAAACACGAATTGTTATTTTGGATGAGTTTCACGACATACTTCATTGTACGAGTCGAGAGCAGCGTGCATTTTTAGCAGTACTAAAAAAGCTGACAAATCTTCTTAAAATTCCGATTGTTGGCGTAGGGACACGGGAGGCCATAACTGTTTTCCATACTGATACACAGTTATCTAGTCGATTTGAAGCAATTGGCCTTTCTAAATGGAAGTTAGATAAGGAATTTATAAAACTGCTCGTAAGCTTTGAAAGGTTGTTACCTCTGGCAGAGCCCTCTTACTTAAATAACAGGGAGATAGCGACGAAATTATTTAATATGAGCGAAGGGACAATTGGCGGCTTGAACCGCGTCCTTGTCATGGCCACAACGGAGGCATTAAGGGAAGGTAAAGAAAAAATTACTCTGGAAATATTAAATAAAATTAACTATGTAAAGCTGAAAGACTATGGTCTCCAAGCCAACAAATAA
- a CDS encoding TniQ family protein: protein MVSKPTNKLFPSYWPYPLTPKSDELLSSWLARNSFYTGVNPYRFCERLLPSTPIWDRDIDRYTPAKLNEKLSIYSGESIETIESMTFRKMQKNVPSNWLDVEAITPMILSIGIHGRSRNNFGLQYCPYCLGENPYFRKHWRFAFYTYCDRHSFQLLDACQYCEEKIIPHKSERVDLCWSCNRSLSLIRPNDTNFLSLRRNQLLTVSSEGVVGCNLSIDFSTTNFLRNIRNLIKVIVEVDGGELTSSLKGKKLQYELLRVDARRKITKILEEVMAEWPVSFHKYMVGNNVTQRKFERSVFDEFIMREIDKLPVGRKVYRAYNPVVYTQELRNLKRRSKSQYRVDRANLLLKDCNGG, encoded by the coding sequence ATGGTCTCCAAGCCAACAAATAAATTATTTCCGAGTTACTGGCCATACCCACTTACACCAAAATCTGATGAGTTACTTAGTTCGTGGTTAGCCAGAAATTCATTTTATACCGGCGTCAATCCGTATCGCTTTTGCGAGCGCTTATTGCCAAGCACTCCCATATGGGATCGAGATATCGACCGATACACTCCTGCAAAGCTAAATGAGAAATTGTCTATTTATTCTGGCGAAAGCATTGAAACAATTGAATCCATGACATTCCGCAAGATGCAGAAAAATGTTCCTTCAAATTGGTTGGACGTTGAAGCGATTACTCCGATGATTTTATCGATTGGTATACATGGGCGTAGTAGGAATAATTTCGGATTGCAGTATTGTCCGTACTGCCTGGGTGAAAATCCCTATTTTCGAAAACATTGGCGATTTGCTTTCTATACTTACTGTGATCGACACTCCTTCCAACTTCTTGACGCTTGCCAGTATTGTGAAGAAAAAATTATCCCTCATAAGTCTGAACGGGTGGATCTGTGCTGGAGCTGCAATCGGAGCTTAAGCCTAATTAGACCCAATGATACTAATTTTTTATCTCTGAGAAGAAATCAGCTACTCACCGTTTCGTCGGAAGGGGTGGTTGGCTGCAATCTATCTATAGATTTTTCTACTACAAATTTTCTGAGGAATATCAGAAATCTCATAAAAGTCATAGTCGAAGTTGATGGCGGGGAACTCACAAGCTCTTTAAAAGGCAAAAAGCTTCAATATGAACTACTAAGGGTTGATGCGAGGCGGAAAATCACCAAAATCTTGGAAGAAGTTATGGCTGAATGGCCAGTATCGTTTCACAAATATATGGTTGGTAATAATGTTACGCAACGAAAATTTGAAAGGTCAGTTTTTGATGAATTTATAATGCGTGAAATTGATAAGCTTCCAGTAGGGAGAAAGGTATATCGAGCCTATAACCCGGTTGTCTATACCCAAGAGCTAAGGAATCTAAAAAGACGTTCTAAAAGCCAATATAGGGTTGATCGAGCAAATCTATTGCTTAAGGACTGCAACGGTGGTTAG
- a CDS encoding UvrD-helicase domain-containing protein, which translates to MVTRINPCEWKPQGVDDLEPNAWEGLRENKQHAAVLAGAGAGKTEFLAQKAAYLLQTGICSDPNRILAISFKNDAARVLKERVNLRCAPEQSRRFESFTYDGFTKFLLDRFRLAIPEPYAPPPDYNIYFPNKGTFQEFLNNQKIRGVNVYQLQKDIANLPLPAGQHNYLALKSYWQCRLTSDEVALSFQMINRLIEYLIRSNPNIKHALRSTYPFVFLDEFQDTTSPQYELLKFIFLESNSLITAVGDDKQQIMGWAGALPEAFNVFNQDFGAKNFDLVSNWRSHPELVSMQHAIAQMITPGLTQPEAKNTKNMKGDVAAIWGYSDRNDEIQGVSNWISEQINSGTKAHELAILVRTHADKLEVEIAPHLLNKGISIRNVARIVDGIAIQDILTEKLTTIILPFLYLGVLERSPENWNRALISLCALEGVDFVDERAHSQQQDRLQYFSRLLRQDLSNGNFHKGRINPTISSILAFLTEDAIRSSISEYKQDRDYNRVLNGIVSLLEECADCSSSWLEALDRFQGVDQVPLMTIHKSKGLEFQTIIFFGLDAKTWWSLTPDNPEELRSFFVAFTRAKQSTFFTSCSQTGNPVTWIEEILTSVGVNKLAGPGCEN; encoded by the coding sequence ATGGTCACCAGAATCAACCCCTGTGAATGGAAGCCTCAAGGGGTCGATGATCTTGAGCCCAATGCGTGGGAGGGGTTAAGAGAAAACAAGCAACATGCAGCCGTTTTGGCAGGAGCTGGCGCGGGTAAAACGGAATTTCTTGCTCAGAAGGCTGCTTATCTTTTGCAAACGGGTATTTGCTCGGACCCTAATAGAATTCTCGCCATTAGCTTTAAAAATGATGCAGCACGTGTTTTAAAAGAACGTGTCAACCTGCGCTGTGCTCCAGAACAATCAAGGCGATTTGAATCCTTTACTTACGATGGATTTACTAAGTTCCTTTTGGATCGCTTTCGTCTGGCGATACCTGAGCCTTACGCACCACCACCCGATTACAACATATACTTTCCAAATAAAGGAACGTTTCAAGAGTTCTTGAATAACCAAAAAATACGCGGCGTAAATGTCTACCAGCTTCAGAAAGACATCGCTAACCTGCCTCTTCCGGCGGGTCAACACAATTATCTGGCCCTTAAATCATATTGGCAGTGTCGTCTGACATCTGACGAAGTGGCATTGTCTTTTCAAATGATAAACCGTTTGATTGAATACCTTATACGCTCAAACCCAAATATTAAACATGCCTTACGATCCACTTACCCATTTGTCTTCTTAGACGAATTTCAAGATACAACATCGCCGCAATATGAACTTTTAAAATTTATTTTTCTAGAAAGTAATAGCCTAATTACAGCGGTCGGTGATGATAAACAGCAAATTATGGGGTGGGCGGGAGCACTACCAGAAGCTTTTAATGTATTTAATCAAGACTTTGGAGCGAAGAATTTCGACCTCGTTTCTAACTGGAGATCACATCCTGAATTGGTGTCAATGCAACATGCCATCGCACAGATGATTACCCCGGGTTTGACTCAGCCCGAGGCAAAGAATACGAAAAATATGAAAGGGGACGTAGCGGCGATATGGGGGTATTCCGACCGCAATGATGAAATTCAAGGTGTTTCAAATTGGATATCTGAACAAATCAACTCAGGGACCAAAGCTCATGAATTAGCAATACTCGTAAGAACACACGCAGACAAATTGGAGGTTGAAATTGCACCACACTTGTTAAATAAAGGTATCTCCATCAGAAATGTTGCACGGATAGTGGACGGAATCGCAATCCAAGATATCTTGACAGAAAAGCTAACCACAATTATTTTGCCTTTTTTATATCTCGGTGTACTAGAAAGGAGTCCGGAAAATTGGAATAGAGCACTCATAAGCCTTTGTGCTTTGGAAGGTGTTGATTTCGTAGATGAAAGAGCACATAGCCAGCAGCAAGATCGGCTACAATATTTTTCAAGATTATTAAGGCAAGACCTTAGCAACGGTAATTTTCATAAAGGTCGAATTAACCCTACCATCTCATCGATTCTCGCTTTTTTAACTGAAGACGCGATAAGAAGTTCTATTTCTGAGTATAAGCAAGACAGAGATTACAACAGGGTACTCAATGGCATTGTTAGCTTGCTTGAAGAGTGCGCGGATTGCTCGTCATCCTGGCTGGAAGCGCTTGATAGATTTCAAGGTGTCGATCAAGTTCCGCTGATGACCATACACAAAAGTAAAGGGCTAGAGTTTCAGACCATCATATTTTTTGGGCTTGATGCTAAGACATGGTGGAGTCTGACACCTGATAACCCAGAAGAATTGCGATCATTTTTTGTGGCGTTTACGCGAGCCAAGCAAAGTACTTTTTTCACTTCTTGCTCTCAAACAGGGAATCCCGTTACCTGGATTGAAGAAATCTTAACAAGTGTTGGTGTTAATAAATTGGCTGGACCTGGTTGCGAAAATTAA